In Leisingera methylohalidivorans DSM 14336, a single genomic region encodes these proteins:
- the rlmB gene encoding 23S rRNA (guanosine(2251)-2'-O)-methyltransferase RlmB produces MSKKPKWVVEKEQSKKAASAETVWLFGLHAVRDALMNPQREKLRLMVTMNAEVKLSDAIAASGVEAEVIDPRKFNPPIDAQSVHQGAALEVKPLNWGGLADNCIGREAPRVLLLDRVTDPHNVGAILRSAEVLGASAVIGTRHHSAPETGALAKTASGALERQPYLRMRNLSDTITELQRMGFIVLGLDGEADQTVEAALDGKKHLPVALVLGAEGPGLRQKTKETVDGLVKIDAAGGFGSLNVSNAAAIALYASIAR; encoded by the coding sequence ATGTCCAAGAAACCCAAATGGGTCGTCGAAAAAGAACAGTCCAAAAAGGCCGCTTCGGCAGAAACCGTATGGCTGTTCGGGCTGCATGCGGTGCGCGATGCGCTGATGAATCCCCAGCGGGAAAAACTGCGCCTGATGGTGACCATGAACGCCGAAGTGAAACTGTCCGATGCGATTGCGGCCTCGGGCGTCGAGGCCGAGGTGATCGACCCGCGCAAGTTCAATCCGCCGATTGATGCGCAGTCGGTGCATCAGGGCGCCGCGCTGGAAGTGAAGCCGTTGAACTGGGGCGGGCTGGCCGACAATTGCATCGGCCGCGAGGCGCCGCGGGTGCTGCTGCTGGACCGGGTGACCGATCCGCATAACGTCGGCGCCATCCTGCGCTCGGCCGAGGTGCTGGGTGCCAGCGCGGTGATCGGCACGCGCCACCATTCGGCGCCGGAAACCGGGGCGCTGGCCAAAACCGCCAGCGGCGCGCTGGAACGCCAGCCCTATCTGCGGATGCGCAACCTGTCTGACACCATCACCGAGCTGCAGCGCATGGGCTTCATCGTATTGGGGCTGGACGGCGAGGCGGATCAGACCGTCGAGGCCGCCCTGGATGGCAAGAAGCACCTGCCTGTGGCACTGGTGCTGGGCGCCGAAGGGCCGGGGCTGCGGCAGAAAACCAAGGAGACCGTTGACGGGCTGGTCAAGATTGACGCCGCGGGCGGCTTTGGCTCGCTCAATGTGTCCAATGCGGCCGCAATCGCGCTTTATGCCTCAATCGCCCGCTAG
- a CDS encoding YHS domain-containing (seleno)protein: protein MALRLVLMAVAVMLMSLPGAVRADAAVFSSRAGVAIGGYDTVAFFERGAAEPGRRSHAVMWKGVVWRFASARNQALFEANPRAFAPAFGGYCAYAVSQGQLHDGNPQIWAIVDGELFLLNNRRVHHLWRADTVQLIADGRAHWPAVLRK from the coding sequence GTGGCCTTGCGTCTGGTCCTGATGGCCGTTGCGGTGATGCTGATGTCCCTGCCGGGTGCGGTGCGGGCGGATGCTGCTGTTTTCTCCTCTCGCGCAGGGGTCGCTATCGGCGGTTATGATACAGTTGCGTTCTTCGAACGCGGCGCGGCAGAGCCCGGACGGCGCAGCCATGCGGTGATGTGGAAGGGTGTCGTCTGGCGCTTTGCCTCGGCCCGCAACCAGGCGCTGTTCGAGGCCAATCCCCGGGCCTTTGCGCCGGCTTTCGGCGGCTATTGCGCCTATGCGGTGTCGCAGGGGCAGCTGCATGACGGAAACCCGCAGATCTGGGCCATCGTGGACGGAGAGCTGTTTCTTCTGAATAACCGCAGGGTTCATCATCTGTGGCGCGCGGACACCGTGCAATTGATTGCGGATGGGCGTGCCCACTGGCCTGCGGTACTGCGGAAATAG
- a CDS encoding NnrU family protein, which produces MGWLEFTAALALFLLSHAIPVRPPVRPWLVRRLGLRGYFTAYSLLSLAILAWLVVAAARAPNAGVLPHWNLFRWAPLLLMPLACLLAVAGMMRQNPFSFGGLGLRAFDPADPGILAVSRHPLLAAMALWAGAHLLANGDLAHVILFGLFAGFAWIGMALIDSRTRRRLGQGEWNRLSRNTARLNLARLRPAMLEAVLAAAVFLVLLILHAPVIGYQPLSW; this is translated from the coding sequence ATGGGCTGGCTTGAATTCACCGCGGCGCTGGCACTGTTTCTGCTCAGCCACGCGATCCCGGTGCGCCCGCCGGTGCGGCCCTGGCTGGTGCGACGCCTGGGACTGCGCGGCTACTTCACCGCCTACAGCCTGCTGTCGCTGGCAATCCTGGCCTGGCTGGTGGTGGCGGCGGCACGGGCGCCTAATGCCGGGGTGCTGCCCCACTGGAACCTCTTCCGCTGGGCGCCGCTTCTGCTGATGCCGCTGGCCTGCCTGCTGGCTGTGGCGGGGATGATGCGGCAGAACCCGTTCAGTTTCGGCGGCCTGGGGCTGCGGGCCTTTGATCCGGCGGATCCCGGCATTCTGGCGGTCAGCCGCCACCCGCTGTTGGCCGCGATGGCGCTGTGGGCCGGGGCGCATCTGCTGGCCAATGGCGATCTGGCGCATGTGATCCTGTTCGGCCTGTTCGCGGGGTTTGCCTGGATCGGCATGGCACTGATCGACAGCCGCACACGGCGCCGGCTGGGGCAGGGCGAATGGAACCGTCTCAGCCGCAATACCGCACGGCTGAACCTGGCCCGCCTGCGCCCTGCAATGCTTGAGGCGGTGCTGGCGGCAGCGGTTTTCCTGGTCCTGCTGATCCTGCATGCGCCGGTCATCGGCTATCAGCCTCTGTCCTGGTAG
- a CDS encoding DUF2478 domain-containing protein has protein sequence MHLAYVMTQERGATDRLLSELAEKLQAKGFRLAGIVQTNVECYDKELCDMDVRVLPDGETIRISQSLGAGARGCRLNPEALERAVGKVSAALQSDPRPQLMIVNKFGKHEADGRGMRPIIGEALALGIPVISGVNKMNVEPFQAFADGMAVEAGPNLDALIAWAGQAVAETA, from the coding sequence ATGCACCTGGCCTATGTGATGACCCAAGAACGCGGTGCCACCGACCGATTGCTGAGTGAGCTGGCAGAGAAATTGCAAGCCAAGGGCTTTCGCCTGGCGGGCATCGTGCAGACCAATGTGGAATGCTACGACAAGGAGCTCTGCGACATGGATGTGCGGGTTCTGCCAGACGGCGAAACCATCCGGATTTCGCAATCCCTGGGCGCAGGTGCTCGCGGCTGCCGGCTGAACCCGGAAGCGCTGGAACGGGCGGTCGGAAAGGTCTCGGCTGCGCTGCAATCCGACCCGCGGCCGCAGCTGATGATCGTCAATAAATTCGGCAAGCATGAGGCCGACGGACGCGGCATGCGCCCCATCATCGGGGAGGCGCTGGCATTGGGCATTCCGGTGATTTCCGGCGTCAACAAAATGAATGTGGAGCCGTTCCAGGCTTTTGCCGACGGCATGGCGGTGGAGGCGGGGCCGAATCTGGACGCGTTGATCGCCTGGGCAGGCCAAGCCGTGGCCGAAACCGCCTGA
- a CDS encoding CoA-binding protein has product MTEYSDKHLKAVLQRAKTVAVVGVSMNPVRPSYYVARYLGLKGYRVIPVNPGHAGKVLFGETVRAGLSEIDVPVDMVDIFRRSEAVPPIVDEALELFPELQTIWMQIGVEHAEAAARAEARGVTVIQNRCPKIEYQRLFGELRFGGFATGIISSKL; this is encoded by the coding sequence ATGACGGAATACAGTGATAAGCATTTGAAAGCGGTCCTGCAGCGGGCCAAAACGGTGGCCGTGGTCGGCGTGTCGATGAACCCGGTGCGCCCCAGCTATTACGTGGCGCGGTATCTGGGGCTCAAAGGCTATCGGGTGATTCCGGTGAACCCCGGCCATGCAGGCAAGGTGCTGTTCGGCGAAACAGTGCGGGCCGGCCTTTCTGAAATCGATGTGCCGGTGGACATGGTCGACATCTTCCGCCGCTCCGAGGCGGTGCCGCCCATTGTGGACGAGGCGCTGGAGCTGTTCCCTGAGCTGCAGACCATCTGGATGCAGATCGGTGTGGAACATGCCGAAGCCGCTGCAAGGGCAGAGGCCCGCGGTGTCACGGTGATCCAGAACCGCTGCCCCAAGATCGAATACCAGCGCCTGTTCGGAGAGCTGCGTTTCGGCGGTTTTGCCACCGGGATCATATCCTCGAAGCTGTGA